A window of the Leucothrix mucor DSM 2157 genome harbors these coding sequences:
- a CDS encoding CidA/LrgA family protein translates to MIFLNGLTLLLIYQLVGEFTVLYLKLPVPGPVMGMILLFITLLVRRGTPDSLATASGNLLSHLSLLFVPAGVGIMVHFERIGNEWLPISVAILLSAIITFAATAGIMVACNRLISKPEPK, encoded by the coding sequence ATGATATTTCTGAACGGGTTAACGCTATTGCTGATTTATCAGCTAGTGGGGGAGTTTACGGTACTTTACCTGAAGCTTCCTGTACCCGGCCCGGTGATGGGAATGATTTTACTGTTTATCACTTTATTAGTGCGTCGCGGCACGCCTGACTCGCTGGCGACTGCCTCTGGTAATTTATTGAGTCACTTATCCCTGCTATTTGTGCCTGCGGGCGTTGGCATTATGGTTCACTTTGAGCGCATCGGTAATGAGTGGCTGCCAATCAGTGTGGCAATCTTGCTAAGTGCCATTATTACCTTCGCAGCCACTGCCGGTATTATGGTGGCTTGCAATCGCTTGATCTCTAAGCCGGAACCTAAATAA
- the puuE gene encoding allantoinase PuuE, whose amino-acid sequence MSQQANPGNDYPRDLIGYGGKPPQANWPGNARIAVQFVLNYEEGGENCVLHGDKGSEQFLSEIIGAQSYPDRHLSMESIYEYGSRAGVWRILKEFEKRELPLTIFGVAMALQRHPELTKAFVEQGHEIACHGLRWIHYQEMPEEQEREHMQQAIEIIESLTGSKPKGWYTGRDSPNTRRLLVEQGGFSYDSDYYGDDLPFWTEVETTADGTKPHLVVPYTLDTNDMRFATPQGFNSGEQFFSYLRDSFDVLYAEGETEPKMLSIGLHCRIAGRPGRFAALQRFLDHIAQHDRVWVAKRIDIAEHWAQTHPYATR is encoded by the coding sequence ATGAGCCAACAAGCGAACCCTGGTAATGATTATCCCCGCGATCTGATCGGTTATGGAGGCAAGCCGCCACAGGCAAATTGGCCTGGCAATGCCCGAATTGCAGTGCAGTTTGTGCTGAACTACGAAGAGGGTGGCGAGAACTGTGTATTGCATGGCGATAAGGGCTCGGAGCAGTTTCTGTCGGAGATCATTGGTGCGCAGTCTTATCCCGATCGACACTTAAGTATGGAGTCTATCTATGAGTATGGCTCGCGGGCTGGTGTCTGGCGAATCCTGAAAGAGTTTGAAAAGCGTGAATTACCGCTAACTATTTTTGGGGTTGCGATGGCTTTGCAACGTCACCCTGAACTGACTAAGGCATTTGTCGAGCAAGGCCATGAGATTGCCTGCCACGGTTTGCGCTGGATTCATTATCAGGAAATGCCCGAAGAGCAAGAGCGGGAGCATATGCAGCAGGCGATTGAGATTATTGAGTCGCTAACCGGTAGCAAACCTAAAGGTTGGTACACCGGCCGCGATAGTCCAAATACCCGCCGCCTATTGGTTGAGCAGGGTGGGTTTAGTTACGACTCCGACTATTATGGTGATGATTTGCCATTCTGGACGGAAGTTGAAACTACTGCGGATGGCACAAAGCCGCATCTGGTGGTTCCATATACCTTAGACACTAATGATATGCGCTTTGCCACACCTCAAGGCTTTAATAGTGGAGAGCAATTCTTTAGTTATCTGCGGGATTCCTTTGATGTGCTGTATGCCGAAGGGGAGACCGAGCCCAAAATGCTGTCAATTGGATTGCATTGTCGCATCGCCGGACGTCCTGGTCGCTTTGCTGCACTACAGCGATTCTTAGATCATATTGCGCAACATGACCGAGTTTGGGTCGCAAAGCGTATTGATATTGCTGAGCATTGGGCGCAAACTCATCCTTATGCTACACGCTAA
- the uraH gene encoding hydroxyisourate hydrolase, with product MGKLTTHILDTAHGKPATGVAVRLFSIGSERVLLKSDTTNSDGRLDTPLLEGDTMAKGTFEIEFDIGEYFRKLKVPMDDPAFVDEVVLRFGIANVDQHYHVPLVATPWSYSTYRGS from the coding sequence ATGGGTAAGTTAACCACGCACATTTTAGATACTGCACATGGCAAGCCGGCGACTGGCGTTGCGGTTCGACTATTCAGCATCGGCAGCGAACGAGTTTTACTGAAATCTGATACGACTAACTCTGATGGCAGACTGGATACTCCCTTATTAGAGGGCGACACCATGGCTAAAGGCACGTTCGAGATCGAGTTTGATATCGGTGAGTATTTTCGTAAATTGAAGGTCCCCATGGATGATCCTGCATTTGTCGATGAAGTGGTTCTGAGATTCGGGATTGCCAATGTGGACCAGCATTATCATGTGCCACTAGTGGCAACGCCTTGGAGTTATTCCACCTATCGTGGGAGTTAA
- a CDS encoding glycine cleavage system protein R, translated as MQMSLVLTVLSDDRPGLVKMLSDVLKEYQGNWTESRMIHLAGKFAGLLMVSVPESEFDDLVSALHDLEDDGLEISVDATASEIAADTVETLELEVLGQDSPGIINRMTNQLLTLSVNIEELSSEQRSAPMSAELLFYAKLSLGLPKDVTAQQVQDALEELPNQLMVDINFS; from the coding sequence ATGCAAATGTCACTCGTTTTAACGGTTTTAAGTGATGACCGTCCGGGTTTGGTAAAAATGCTATCCGATGTCCTAAAAGAATATCAGGGCAACTGGACCGAAAGCCGCATGATTCATTTGGCTGGAAAGTTTGCTGGCCTACTGATGGTGTCGGTACCGGAGTCAGAATTTGATGATTTGGTTTCTGCGTTGCACGATCTGGAAGATGACGGACTGGAAATCAGCGTCGATGCGACTGCCAGCGAAATTGCTGCTGACACGGTTGAAACGCTGGAATTGGAAGTACTAGGCCAAGACTCACCCGGCATTATCAACCGCATGACCAATCAGCTACTGACCTTATCCGTCAATATTGAAGAGCTGAGCTCTGAGCAACGCAGCGCGCCCATGTCTGCCGAGCTATTGTTTTATGCCAAGCTAAGTTTAGGGCTGCCAAAAGACGTGACTGCACAACAGGTTCAGGATGCTTTGGAAGAATTGCCCAATCAGCTAATGGTTGATATCAACTTCAGCTAA
- a CDS encoding acetate/propionate family kinase, whose product MSEAILIFNAGSSSIKFALYSPDDCDLLAKGAIESIVSGHPVFTLGGDTENWFSGIGEIPQTGSHYDLSVWLMNYIHGQSDIQLLAAGHRVVHGGRRFSQPTLVTDEVVKQLTAYTPLAPNHQPHSLAAIEAIHECWPDLQQVVCFDTAFHSGQPMVAHQFAIPRALTDEGVVRYGFHGLSYQYIANVLPTVAGARANGKVIVAHLGNGASLCAMKERKSIASTMGFSALDGLMMGRRCGSIDAGVVFYLLREHKISLDEVEDVLYRQSGLLGVSGISSDVRELQESKAVEARQALDLFAYRAACEIGSMSSALSGLDVLVFTAGIGEHSALIRRKITERCDWLGVDIDMSANDDNRLKISSARSSVDVYVIPTNEEIEIAESTRDALPNLA is encoded by the coding sequence ATGAGTGAAGCAATTCTGATTTTTAATGCTGGGTCCTCCAGCATCAAGTTTGCGCTGTACAGCCCTGACGACTGCGACCTGCTAGCCAAAGGGGCTATTGAATCCATCGTATCGGGCCACCCAGTATTTACCTTGGGTGGCGATACTGAGAATTGGTTTTCCGGAATCGGCGAAATTCCGCAAACAGGCTCGCACTATGACCTAAGCGTTTGGCTGATGAATTATATTCATGGGCAGTCAGACATTCAGCTGTTGGCCGCAGGGCACCGCGTGGTTCATGGTGGACGACGCTTTAGTCAGCCAACGTTAGTGACAGATGAAGTCGTCAAACAGTTAACGGCTTACACACCATTAGCGCCAAACCATCAACCCCACAGTTTAGCGGCGATCGAAGCCATCCATGAGTGCTGGCCAGACCTGCAGCAGGTGGTTTGTTTTGATACGGCTTTCCATAGTGGGCAGCCAATGGTTGCGCATCAGTTTGCTATTCCACGTGCACTAACAGATGAAGGTGTTGTGCGTTACGGTTTCCACGGCTTGTCGTATCAGTACATTGCGAATGTATTACCAACCGTCGCTGGCGCTCGTGCCAATGGAAAAGTGATTGTCGCGCACCTAGGCAATGGTGCTAGCTTGTGTGCCATGAAAGAGCGCAAGAGTATTGCCAGCACTATGGGCTTTAGTGCACTAGACGGCCTGATGATGGGGCGGCGTTGCGGCAGTATTGATGCCGGCGTGGTTTTCTATCTTCTAAGAGAGCATAAAATATCTTTAGATGAAGTAGAGGATGTGTTGTATCGCCAGTCTGGTCTATTAGGTGTTTCGGGAATAAGTTCTGATGTTCGTGAGTTGCAAGAGAGTAAGGCTGTAGAGGCACGCCAGGCGCTAGACTTGTTTGCTTATCGGGCTGCTTGCGAAATCGGCTCCATGTCTTCAGCGTTATCTGGTTTAGATGTATTAGTGTTTACCGCCGGCATTGGCGAGCACTCAGCATTGATACGCCGAAAAATCACAGAGCGTTGTGACTGGTTAGGCGTGGATATCGATATGAGTGCAAATGATGATAATCGTCTGAAGATTAGTAGCGCGCGTTCTAGCGTTGATGTCTACGTTATCCCAACGAATGAAGAGATAGAGATTGCGGAATCCACACGTGATGCGCTGCCAAATTTAGCCTAA
- a CDS encoding LrgB family protein, translating to MPETDLATLWVYLSASPLLGLTVTMVAYSLAYRLYVLTNMHPLLNPVVISVAVLISFLMLTGTTYEAYFAGGQYVHFLLGPATVALAVPLYQQFSKLKRLWFPVAVGLLSGVTIGILSSVYIARWLGASLQTQLSLAPKSVTAPVAMGISKQIGGLPSLTAVLVIVTGILGAVFGTKILALMGIKDDSVKGIAMGVTAHGIGTARAFQVSPEMGAFSGLAMALSAFATAVILPWLLDVIGFM from the coding sequence ATGCCAGAAACGGATTTAGCAACACTCTGGGTTTATTTATCAGCTTCGCCACTATTGGGGTTAACTGTCACCATGGTGGCTTATAGTCTGGCGTACCGGTTATACGTTCTGACCAATATGCATCCCTTATTAAACCCGGTGGTCATTTCTGTTGCGGTGCTGATTAGTTTTTTAATGCTCACAGGGACCACTTACGAAGCCTACTTTGCTGGTGGACAATACGTGCATTTCCTATTGGGGCCTGCCACGGTTGCGCTGGCAGTTCCTTTGTATCAGCAATTTTCCAAGCTTAAGAGATTATGGTTTCCGGTAGCCGTGGGCTTATTGTCCGGTGTTACCATTGGCATATTAAGCTCTGTTTACATCGCGCGCTGGCTGGGAGCCAGTTTGCAGACGCAACTATCGCTGGCACCCAAGTCAGTGACTGCGCCGGTCGCTATGGGTATTTCCAAGCAAATTGGAGGCCTGCCTTCATTAACTGCGGTACTGGTTATTGTGACTGGTATTCTGGGTGCTGTGTTTGGCACCAAAATACTGGCGCTTATGGGTATTAAGGATGATAGCGTGAAGGGAATTGCGATGGGTGTCACTGCTCATGGTATTGGTACCGCACGAGCATTCCAAGTTAGCCCTGAGATGGGTGCATTCTCTGGCTTGGCGATGGCGCTATCTGCGTTCGCCACGGCGGTGATTTTGCCGTGGCTACTGGATGTAATCGGTTTTATGTAA
- the corA gene encoding magnesium/cobalt transporter CorA has protein sequence MKPFNKFYHLPGTAPGTLVESEEGADIQAHSTLWTYNGAIISYVPNTEADVISFKPADEVDHITWLDTIGNQSTSRMQQLGESFGLHKLALEDVLNAGQRPKLDVHEKHLFIVLNLPKMVGDDIELEQISLFVGKHGVLSFCQGDGAIFDPVRKRLKDPVGRLRKQDANYLLYALMDSVIDAAFPILEELGEAVEDLEARILEVPDKEVLTELHRVRRDLLLLRRGLWPHREVLSHLLRDDEGKLDQEHRPYFSDCYDHAIQIIDLIETYREMLGGLLDVYLSSASNRMNDVMRLLTIISTIFIPLTFLAGVYGMNFANMPELQWPYAYPVLWGVMIGIVAVMVWLFRRKNWL, from the coding sequence ATGAAGCCATTTAACAAGTTTTATCATCTGCCGGGAACGGCGCCGGGTACGTTAGTGGAGTCTGAGGAAGGGGCGGATATTCAGGCACATTCCACGCTTTGGACTTACAATGGTGCGATCATTAGTTATGTGCCGAATACCGAGGCAGATGTAATCAGTTTTAAACCGGCGGATGAGGTTGATCATATTACGTGGCTGGATACGATCGGTAATCAGTCTACTTCACGGATGCAACAATTAGGGGAGTCATTTGGTCTGCATAAACTGGCACTGGAAGATGTATTAAACGCCGGGCAGCGGCCTAAGCTGGATGTACATGAAAAGCATCTCTTCATCGTGCTTAACTTACCCAAAATGGTCGGTGATGATATTGAGCTGGAGCAAATTAGTTTATTTGTCGGCAAGCACGGTGTTTTAAGTTTTTGTCAGGGCGATGGCGCAATTTTCGATCCGGTGCGCAAACGGTTGAAGGACCCCGTAGGGCGCTTGCGTAAACAAGATGCTAATTATCTGTTGTATGCATTGATGGACTCGGTCATTGATGCTGCATTTCCGATATTGGAAGAACTCGGCGAGGCGGTTGAGGATTTGGAGGCGCGTATTCTGGAGGTGCCGGATAAAGAAGTGCTGACAGAGTTGCATCGGGTTCGCCGTGATTTATTACTGCTTCGACGCGGCTTATGGCCACATCGGGAAGTACTGAGTCATCTATTACGGGATGATGAGGGCAAGCTAGACCAAGAACATCGCCCGTATTTTAGTGATTGCTATGATCATGCCATTCAGATTATTGATCTCATTGAGACCTATCGGGAAATGCTGGGTGGTTTGCTTGATGTTTACTTATCCAGCGCCAGTAACCGTATGAATGATGTCATGCGCCTACTAACGATTATCTCAACCATCTTTATTCCTCTGACTTTTCTGGCGGGCGTTTACGGGATGAACTTCGCTAATATGCCCGAGTTACAGTGGCCCTATGCCTATCCCGTACTATGGGGGGTGATGATTGGGATTGTCGCAGTGATGGTATGGCTGTTCCGGCGCAAAAACTGGCTGTAA